The nucleotide window CCTTATTATAAGAATATAATATTTCTTTGTTATCCTCACCTTTTGCAAAAATCCCCACTTCCTTTATATAATATCCTTCTGAATTTTCTTTATTATTAAATATTGTCTTTAATAAAACCGATTCTTTTTCCAGTTTTATTTGATTTATTGGATATGTTGCTTTTTCTTCCACTAAACTCTCTAAATTGTATATATCAACAGCTTCTCCACTTCCTATTTTTATATTTGTAAATGTTATTTTTTCTCCTAACAGTGCTTTTCTTAACAGCTCTTCCCCTTTTTTCGTTAATATAAAACCTTCAAAAACAGCCACTCTTTTTTACTCCTCTCATATTAATATTACTTTATTTCTAATAACTGAAACCGTGCCATAATGTAATTGGTCTTTACTTTTTCTTTCGAAAGAAATTGCTTTTAACCATGACCGAACATTTTTATATTCATTTATTGCCTCAATTACTTTGTAATAATCCTCTATTGTTTCCAGTTCTCCCTGAGTAGTTACTTTAAATTCTCCAGGATTTCCTCCAAATTCAAACCACTCCTTAACCTCTCCATTTCCAAATAAGATACTTGTTATTTTTTCTACTGCAAATGGTGTCCCCTTTGTCCTATGTGTTATTAGCGAGGTTTTTAATAATTCTTTTTTTTGCTGTATTTGTAGATCAGATTTATAATAATCCACATGCAAATCAAGAGCCAGTTCATCTATTTTCCACTCTTCCAGTTCATCTATTCTGTCAAACAATATAACTTCCGGAATATTTTGAATAAAATTCTTTAGCATGTAATTTATTGATTTTAATACATTTAAAGTATCCTCATCATTTTTAAAATTAAAAGGTATAAGATCCAATAAACTGACATCATCAATAAATTTTTTCATTCTAGTTCAACTCCTTTAAAAATTACTTTTATTTCATCTTTTACGACTGCAACTTCATTTTCATTGATAACTTTGAATACCGGACTTATTATGTTAACTCTTTTTACTCCTATTAATTTTAGCTGGTGTATTAATTCATCTGTATTTATATCTCTACCCAGCTTCCCTTTCTGCCATTCTGTCCATTCCTGAACTGCTAACTCTGCATTATTTTTTATAGAAGTAGCTTGTTTTTCATTGGATTTATCAATATAAAATTCTAATTCTACATTGTACTCTTTTATTTCTGGTTCTTTTATATTTACAAAATCTGTAAGAGGTCTTAATTCTCTATCATTTATTACATCATAAACATGCTTTTTTAACTCTTCTGTTGGTTTTCCATATTTAGTCCATACATATACATCAACATATCCAGGCTGTGGACTTAGAGCTTTGACATCTATAATATCTGTACTTGTCGACTTCGCCCAAAATTCATAAGCTCCTGACGGTCCTGCAACTGAAAAACTTTCCGGAACTTCCATAAGCCTTTCTCTGTATCTCTCATCTGATTCTATTTCTGTTCCCCCGCTTGTTTCTGTTACATTAGTAACAGCCTTATAATATGGAAATAAATCAACAATATTTGTTATCTGTCCTGGTAAATATCCATTCCCTACTTCTCCGGCTGTTGTACATACCGCCTGAACTCTTGCTTTAACATTTCCTTTTAATACTTTTACCTGTTCTTCGGTTTCAAATACAAGTTCATTTACTGATATTTTTGTAGCTCTTGCAATTACAACATCCACAGGTTGTACAGCACTTATTTCAAACTCTATAGTTGTTCTGGCCGGCTGTGCTCCTAACCTTTTTCCTCTTGTTCCGTATAATTCGCCTTTGGCATCCAGCCTGTTGTCTCTTGCAAATCTTAAAAAGTTTTGTTTAGCTGTGTCATTCATTACTTCCTGTGCCAAAGCTAACATATATGCTACTGACTTAAAGATTATCCTTCGGGGATCTGCTTCTTGTAATTGTATTCCTGTTAATTC belongs to Sebaldella sp. S0638 and includes:
- a CDS encoding phage tail protein; protein product: MKKFIDDVSLLDLIPFNFKNDEDTLNVLKSINYMLKNFIQNIPEVILFDRIDELEEWKIDELALDLHVDYYKSDLQIQQKKELLKTSLITHRTKGTPFAVEKITSILFGNGEVKEWFEFGGNPGEFKVTTQGELETIEDYYKVIEAINEYKNVRSWLKAISFERKSKDQLHYGTVSVIRNKVILI
- a CDS encoding baseplate J/gp47 family protein codes for the protein MSDYENFDFIDTTAKDNEITAVNKYAELTGIQLQEADPRRIIFKSVAYMLALAQEVMNDTAKQNFLRFARDNRLDAKGELYGTRGKRLGAQPARTTIEFEISAVQPVDVVIARATKISVNELVFETEEQVKVLKGNVKARVQAVCTTAGEVGNGYLPGQITNIVDLFPYYKAVTNVTETSGGTEIESDERYRERLMEVPESFSVAGPSGAYEFWAKSTSTDIIDVKALSPQPGYVDVYVWTKYGKPTEELKKHVYDVINDRELRPLTDFVNIKEPEIKEYNVELEFYIDKSNEKQATSIKNNAELAVQEWTEWQKGKLGRDINTDELIHQLKLIGVKRVNIISPVFKVINENEVAVVKDEIKVIFKGVELE